The following proteins come from a genomic window of Streptomyces sp. GS7:
- a CDS encoding sensor histidine kinase: protein MVRLRTLLVWLAVVPTVAMGVQVLVTSNQLLQESQQLRQAAVAGRQTGIPLYQLVIRLQSERAITAAWWSGTPVAAADLRSHRANTDRAVAAFLKSSDPGQVHSDVAKHHLQETTRRLTDLGTQRERADTRHGSLADTLDYYTGVINETIRSYADSSSVDDGGLTQERTSLVSLFSASEVVSREDAILSLADTSGKLTYARFGDFIEAAGSSNYLYDTIVLDLPAEDQQALRRILASKPWKAKSRIEQAVISEHRDTPSGVVLPPAVHDWDATEDAFSAQLDAFNESRLHELLAHADDRAAQLESQIALLVAASGAALLLVVAVVVFTTRSVLRRLRDLHDRTVTVAEETLPDIVDRLQRGAAVGADALPQPKGEQDEVGRISDAFARVVAVSLEGHRKLADERQGFSMFASGIASRTGNLVSRQLALTEHLQDTFGQDEALLADLMRSDQLTVGMRRQIENLLILAGGEIPDPHTEPMRIADLLREAAAEVEDFRRIDRHAMDETSVEPSTVSQLSHLLAELLDNATRFSPPTTKVSIRSELVGDGLCIEIEDRGPRVTAERYEEMNGRLHSAPPYSVLAENAHRLGLFVVGHLADQLGAKVTLRRSAFGGTSAVVIVPGEHLAETPERTAVPEPAKRPAPVPQSAEGHQPELVPQERPDDPADDPAPTASGLPRRQRGELVGSARSTAPGASPRSGSGGVPARPALPERVPQTHMARQLHESRAAEPVGQDAATPEEVADAWADYEDSTRKVELELRQDQP from the coding sequence GTGGTGCGCCTGCGTACCTTGCTCGTCTGGCTGGCGGTGGTGCCCACCGTGGCCATGGGCGTCCAAGTCCTCGTCACCTCGAATCAGTTGCTGCAGGAGTCGCAGCAACTGCGCCAAGCCGCGGTGGCCGGCCGGCAGACAGGCATACCCCTGTACCAGCTCGTGATCAGATTGCAGTCCGAGCGCGCGATCACCGCCGCGTGGTGGTCGGGCACGCCCGTAGCCGCGGCCGACCTGCGCAGCCACCGAGCGAACACCGACCGGGCCGTGGCCGCGTTCCTGAAGTCGTCGGACCCCGGTCAGGTGCATTCGGACGTCGCCAAGCACCACCTCCAGGAGACCACGCGGCGACTCACGGACTTGGGCACCCAACGCGAGCGCGCCGACACACGCCACGGCAGCCTGGCAGACACCCTCGACTACTACACCGGCGTGATCAACGAGACGATCCGCAGCTACGCGGACTCCAGCTCCGTGGACGACGGTGGGCTGACGCAGGAGAGAACGTCGTTGGTCTCCCTGTTCTCGGCATCGGAGGTGGTGTCGCGCGAGGATGCGATCCTCTCGCTGGCAGACACCTCCGGGAAACTGACGTACGCCAGGTTCGGTGATTTCATCGAAGCCGCCGGCTCCAGCAACTACTTGTACGACACGATCGTGCTCGATCTGCCGGCTGAGGACCAGCAGGCCCTCCGGCGGATCCTGGCCTCGAAGCCCTGGAAGGCCAAGTCCCGCATCGAGCAGGCGGTCATCTCCGAGCACCGGGACACGCCTTCCGGCGTCGTACTGCCGCCTGCCGTCCACGACTGGGATGCGACCGAGGACGCCTTTTCCGCCCAGTTGGACGCCTTCAACGAGAGCAGACTGCACGAGCTGCTCGCACACGCCGACGACCGGGCAGCGCAGTTGGAGAGTCAGATCGCGCTGCTGGTGGCGGCGAGCGGTGCCGCCCTCCTGCTGGTCGTCGCCGTCGTGGTCTTCACCACGCGCTCCGTCCTGCGCCGTTTGCGGGATCTCCACGACCGCACGGTGACGGTCGCCGAGGAGACCCTGCCGGACATCGTGGACCGCCTGCAGCGCGGAGCGGCAGTCGGCGCCGACGCGCTGCCGCAGCCGAAGGGCGAGCAGGACGAGGTCGGACGGATCAGTGACGCCTTCGCCCGCGTCGTCGCCGTGTCCCTTGAGGGGCACCGCAAGCTCGCCGACGAGCGACAGGGCTTCAGCATGTTCGCCTCCGGTATCGCCTCACGGACCGGGAACCTGGTCAGCCGGCAGCTCGCCCTCACCGAGCACCTTCAGGACACCTTCGGCCAGGACGAGGCGCTCCTCGCCGACCTCATGAGGTCCGATCAGCTCACGGTGGGGATGCGGAGACAGATCGAGAACCTGCTCATCCTGGCGGGCGGCGAGATCCCCGACCCGCACACCGAGCCCATGCGCATCGCCGACCTGCTCCGGGAAGCAGCCGCTGAAGTCGAGGACTTCCGGCGCATCGACCGTCACGCCATGGACGAGACCAGTGTCGAACCCAGCACGGTCAGCCAGCTCAGCCACCTGCTGGCAGAACTGCTGGACAACGCCACGCGCTTCTCCCCGCCGACGACGAAGGTCTCCATCCGGTCCGAACTCGTGGGCGACGGCCTCTGCATCGAGATCGAGGACCGTGGCCCGCGCGTGACCGCTGAGAGGTACGAGGAGATGAACGGCCGCCTGCACTCGGCCCCGCCTTACTCCGTACTGGCCGAGAACGCGCACCGGCTCGGCCTCTTCGTGGTCGGCCACCTCGCCGACCAGCTCGGGGCGAAGGTCACGCTGCGCCGGTCGGCGTTCGGCGGAACATCCGCTGTGGTGATCGTCCCGGGTGAGCACCTCGCGGAGACCCCGGAGCGCACCGCGGTGCCCGAGCCGGCGAAGCGGCCCGCGCCCGTACCGCAGTCCGCCGAGGGACACCAGCCCGAGCTCGTCCCGCAGGAGCGGCCCGACGATCCGGCGGACGACCCCGCTCCCACCGCGTCGGGACTGCCGCGCCGACAGCGGGGAGAGCTGGTCGGGTCGGCCCGGTCCACGGCGCCGGGGGCATCGCCCCGGTCCGGCTCCGGGGGCGTCCCCGCCCGGCCGGCCCTCCCCGAGCGCGTCCCGCAGACCCACATGGCCCGGCAGCTCCACGAGTCGCGTGCGGCCGAACCGGTCGGTCAGGACGCCGCCACGCCCGAAGAGGTGGCCGACGCCTGGGCGGACTACGAAGACAGCACCAGGAAAGTGGAACTCGAGCTCCGACAGGACCAGCCATGA
- a CDS encoding roadblock/LC7 domain-containing protein: MTTTQNDAIYSILDNNLSRIAGIQGAVLLSNDGIKLSSYLLEQDQAERVAAAASGIASTMKAISREIDGGGVIRQLVEMDDRYLCIVGCGSGSTLIVVASRKARLGELGGETVRAAQALGEWLGTPERTQASTS, encoded by the coding sequence ATGACGACGACACAGAACGACGCGATCTACAGCATCCTGGACAACAACCTGAGCAGGATCGCTGGGATCCAGGGAGCCGTACTGCTCTCCAACGACGGGATCAAGCTCAGCTCCTACCTGCTCGAACAGGACCAGGCCGAGCGGGTGGCCGCGGCTGCCTCCGGCATCGCGTCCACCATGAAAGCCATCTCGCGAGAGATCGACGGTGGCGGGGTGATCCGCCAACTCGTCGAGATGGACGACCGATACCTGTGCATCGTGGGGTGCGGGTCGGGCAGCACGCTGATCGTGGTGGCCTCCCGCAAGGCACGGCTCGGGGAACTGGGCGGCGAGACGGTCCGCGCCGCGCAGGCGCTCGGCGAGTGGCTGGGCACCCCAGAACGCACACAGGCGTCCACGTCGTAA
- a CDS encoding DUF742 domain-containing protein, whose amino-acid sequence MAADPQPGRRRRTRLYALTDGRTAASRHDLTMDTMITATTDADGHGSLPTEWQEILAMCPAPNGRAVAEIAARMQMRLTPMVVLLGELLDRGLIRHRPPLDASETSNVHLLVKIRDNLARL is encoded by the coding sequence ATGGCAGCCGACCCCCAGCCCGGACGGCGCCGCCGGACGCGACTGTACGCCCTCACCGATGGGCGTACGGCCGCATCCCGCCATGACCTGACGATGGACACGATGATCACAGCGACCACTGACGCCGACGGTCACGGCAGCCTGCCCACAGAGTGGCAGGAAATCCTCGCCATGTGCCCGGCACCGAACGGACGGGCGGTCGCCGAGATCGCCGCCCGGATGCAGATGCGCCTTACCCCCATGGTGGTCCTGCTCGGCGAACTGCTGGACCGCGGTCTGATCCGCCACCGGCCGCCGCTGGACGCCTCCGAGACCTCCAATGTCCACCTGCTCGTGAAAATCAGGGACAACCTTGCCCGACTATGA
- a CDS encoding GTP-binding protein has product MPDYDTTAPEASPVKVLIAGGFGVGKTTLVEAISEIDPLRTEERLTAAGVGVDDLDGIESKTATTVAMDFGRITLTDAGVVLYLFGTPGQERFWFMWDDLLYGALGAIVLVDTRRLDRSFPAVDFFENRGLPFIIGANCFHGEQPYTAEEIRAALHLRDPNTPVLLLDARSREDVRGALLSLLELLIAKAQVPAPV; this is encoded by the coding sequence TTGCCCGACTATGACACCACCGCACCGGAAGCGTCCCCCGTCAAGGTCCTCATCGCCGGGGGCTTCGGCGTCGGCAAGACGACCCTGGTCGAGGCGATATCCGAGATCGATCCGCTGCGCACCGAAGAGCGGCTGACGGCCGCGGGCGTCGGAGTCGACGACCTCGACGGCATCGAGAGCAAGACTGCGACCACGGTCGCGATGGACTTCGGCCGTATCACCCTCACCGACGCCGGAGTGGTCCTGTATCTCTTCGGTACACCGGGACAGGAGCGCTTCTGGTTCATGTGGGACGACTTGCTGTACGGGGCACTCGGGGCGATCGTCCTGGTCGACACCCGGCGACTGGACCGCAGCTTCCCCGCCGTCGACTTCTTCGAGAACCGCGGACTGCCGTTCATCATCGGCGCGAACTGCTTCCACGGCGAACAGCCGTACACCGCCGAGGAGATCAGAGCGGCCCTGCACCTGCGGGACCCGAACACCCCCGTCCTCCTGCTCGACGCCCGCTCCCGGGAGGACGTCCGCGGCGCCCTGCTCTCGCTGCTGGAGCTGCTCATCGCCAAGGCGCAGGTCCCCGCGCCCGTCTGA
- a CDS encoding YbhB/YbcL family Raf kinase inhibitor-like protein, whose amino-acid sequence MTGIELRSVAFDDHAAIPRRHSGEGDDVSPPLTWSAAPDGTAELVLLCEDPDAPGGAFLHWLVTGIDPESSGAAEGEVPQGGQEWPNGFGRVGWAGPMPPPGHGVHRYFFRLWAVSEPLSLHGRPTADAVHHAVKGQELASGTLVGTYRR is encoded by the coding sequence ATGACTGGAATTGAGCTCAGAAGCGTGGCGTTCGACGACCATGCGGCGATCCCTCGACGCCACAGCGGGGAGGGGGACGACGTCTCGCCACCGCTGACGTGGTCCGCGGCACCGGACGGTACGGCGGAGTTGGTCCTGCTCTGCGAGGACCCTGACGCCCCGGGCGGGGCGTTTCTGCACTGGCTGGTCACCGGCATCGATCCGGAGAGTTCCGGTGCGGCGGAGGGGGAGGTCCCTCAAGGTGGCCAGGAGTGGCCCAACGGATTCGGCCGGGTGGGCTGGGCTGGTCCGATGCCTCCGCCGGGGCATGGTGTGCACCGCTACTTCTTCCGCCTGTGGGCCGTGTCGGAGCCACTTTCCCTGCACGGGCGGCCGACAGCCGATGCAGTGCATCATGCCGTGAAGGGCCAGGAGCTGGCGAGTGGCACGCTGGTGGGCACCTACCGACGCTGA
- a CDS encoding nucleoside-triphosphatase, whose translation MPTRILLEGRPGSGKTTVIRRLAALLRTRRSVGFTTEEIRQGGTRVGFALETLGGGPRAVLAHVDFPGPPRVGRYGVDLGVMERLAWPPLRSAAADPAPGELVLIDELGRMELTCTAFRDTVRSLFESDIDIVATVHAKSDPFTDALKRRADIELVQVTRANRDTLPADLAARLESR comes from the coding sequence TTGCCCACGAGAATTCTGCTCGAAGGACGCCCCGGCTCGGGCAAGACGACCGTCATCCGCCGACTGGCCGCACTCCTGCGCACCCGTAGGTCTGTCGGCTTCACCACGGAGGAGATCCGGCAAGGCGGCACCCGGGTCGGTTTCGCGTTGGAAACACTGGGGGGAGGCCCGCGAGCAGTGCTCGCCCATGTCGACTTCCCGGGTCCACCGCGGGTGGGCCGGTACGGCGTCGACCTGGGAGTCATGGAGCGGCTTGCATGGCCGCCGCTCAGGTCGGCGGCAGCGGATCCGGCTCCTGGTGAACTCGTGCTGATCGACGAGCTCGGGCGTATGGAGCTGACGTGCACGGCGTTCCGGGACACAGTCCGGTCCCTGTTCGAGTCCGACATCGACATCGTCGCCACGGTCCACGCCAAGAGTGACCCGTTCACCGACGCCCTCAAGCGGCGCGCGGACATCGAACTCGTCCAGGTGACCCGGGCAAACCGGGACACACTCCCTGCCGATCTGGCAGCACGGCTGGAAAGCCGA